TGATCGTCGGCGCACACTCGATCATCTACAGCAGAAAACCAGATGCCGACCGGGCCTTCCTGCGCGATGTGCTCAAGCTTCCCAGCCTGGACGTGGGAGAGGGCTGGCTCATCTTCGGCCTGCCGCCCGCGGAGGTTGCCGTCCATCCATCGGACAAGAACGACGTACACGAGTTCTATCTCATTTGCGATGACGTCGACGAGTTCGTGGCCAACCTTAAGAAGCACAATGTGCCTTACGAGGCGGTTCAGAACCAAGGTTGGGGTTTGCTCACGCGCCTCACCCTTCCCGGCGGGGGAAGGCTCGGCGTGTATCAGCCGCGTCACGCGCGTCCGAAGCCGATGAAGCAAGAAAAGAGACCCCGCCCCCGCCGGAAAAGCCCGAAGAAGGCGGTGAAACGATGACCCCCGGCCGCCAAACAACCCAACTGCGGGGCGGAGCAGGGCAGAGCGGAGCCGCGCTTCTGGTCTCGGTCGTGCGCGGACCTCGCTCTTGAGCCCGGCCCTCCCCTGATATAGCCTGGCCGCCCATCCGTCCGGGGGTCGCGCGATGCCGATCACGCTCTCGCTGCCGGAGGCGCGCCGCCTGGCCGTGGCCGCGCAGGGATTTGGTCCCCGACCGGCCACGCCCTCCCTGGGCCACGTCCGCCGGCTGGCCACGCGGCTGCACGCCTTCCAGATCGACTCCGTGAACGTGCTCGCCCGGGCCCACTACGTCCCCGCCTTCGCGCGCCTCGGTCCCTATCCGATGAAGGCCCTCGACTCGCTCGCCTACCTCCAGCGCGAGCTCTTCGAATACTGGGGGCACGCCGCCTGCCTGCTACCGGTCTCGCTCTTCCCCCTCCTGCGGTACCGCATGAATAGGCACATCGAGAGGACGCAGGCCTACATGCGGTCGAAGCGTGGCGCCTACATGGCCAGGGTCTATCAAGAGGTGGCCGAGCGCGGACCCCTCGCCGCCGCCGAGCTATCCAATCCCGGCAAGAGTTCGGGGAACTGGTGGGGCTGGGGGGCCGGGAAGGCAGCCCTCGAGCACCTGTACGACTCGGGCCTGGTCGCCATTGCGGGACGCCGCGGCTTCGAGCGGCTCTACGACCTTACCGAGCGCGTCATCCCTCGAGCTGCGCTCGACGCGCCCGCGCCGCCGCGTGAGGAGGCGATGAAGCAGTTGCTCTGCCTGGGCGCGAAGGCCTACGGCGTCGGGACCTTCGCCGACATCGCCGGCTACTTCCAGATCGACGGGTGGCACGATCGATTGTCACCGGGACCCTTTTGGGAGCGACCGCCGGGTCCCCAGGGCCGGCGGGCCCAGCCCATCGTCAAGCGGCTCTTGGCCGAGCTCGTCGAGGAGGGCCGTCTCCTGCCCGCGCGCGTCCGCGGCTGGAAGGATCCGGCCTACGTGCATCCGGGTGCGCGCGTCCCCCGAACCCTCCACGCCCGCGGAATCGTCACCCCGTTCGACTCCCTGGTCTGGGACCGCCAACGCCTGGCGCGGCTGTTCGGGATGAAGTACACGATCGAAATGTACGTGCCCGCGCGGCGACGGGTCCACGGCTACTACGTCTGCCCGTTTCTGCTCGGCGACACCCTCGTCGCCCGCTGCGACCTCAAGGCGGACCGCGCCCGCAGGGTCCTGAGGGTGCAGAGCGCGTTCTTGGAGCCGGGAAAGGACGCGCGCCGGGTGGCCGCGGGGCTGGCCGGCGAGCTCGGGCAGCTGCAGGCGTGGCTCGAACTCGACGGGATCGAGGTCGGGAAGCGCGGGGACCTCGCGGCCAGGCTGCTCCGCACCCTGAAGTAGGAGCATCCGAGCAGGCTTGGGTCCGGGAGGTGCAGGTTGGGGGAGGGGGAGAGGGCGGTCCAGGCACCGATGCCGCCTCTTGGATCGTCGCGGCGGTGGGCGGTCATCCTGTCGCCGATCGGCGTCATCGCCCTGGGCTTCGCCGTTCAGCGCCTGGCCGGGCTCGTGATCGGGGCCTGGGCCTGGATCCCGACCATGCTCGTCTTCTGGGGTGCGGTGGCCACCCTGATCTGGTGGGGCCGACAGGGGAACCCGGCCAGGCTCTGGCTCCGAAGACCACGAGGGTCAGGGGTGTGGTCGGCTCTCGCGCTAGGGGTGGGGCTCGTCTCCGTGCGCGAGTTCGTGCTGGGCTGGCATGTCCTTCGGTCTCCGACCCTGCTCGCATTGTGGCTGGGGTTCGGCCTGCTCAACCCGTGGCTGGAGGAAGGATATTGGCGCGGACTGCTCATCGATGCCACCCGCAGCTGGCCCTTTGGGCTGGGGGTCGTCTACTCGACGGCGTTCTTTGCCCTCAGCCATCCGCTGATCTGGGGAGTGCACTCCGCCGCGCTTCGTCATCCGGCCGTGCTGGTCGGTCTGGGTCTGGCGGGGGGCGTGTGGGGCATGGCTTACTGGCGGACGGGTAGCCTTCGCTGGACGATCGCCGGCCACGCCTGCGCGAACCTATTCGGGCTGTCAGTGCCGGTTCTTCTGAACCTGCACGTTCCCGGTGGCTTGAGGTGAGCACTCGATCGATTGGCCCCGGCCGTCTCCCTGGGACCCGGTCGAGCAGCGGATACACTCGACCTTCGTCATCGAAGGTAACGCCCAGGGCCTCCCCCTGCGCTACGAGGAACTCCCGGTCCGGAGCGAAGCTCAGACTGCTCGCGTCAACGCGGAGGAAAGAGTGAAGCAGCGGGCCCCGCGACAGGCGCTTCGGCCATCACCTGGCCGGAGCTAGCCCCCGCAGGAGCGGCTTGTCGATCTTCAGGACGACGCCCGAATTGCGATCGGCGATCTCGCTGATCTGGTATTGGGCGGCGGTGCCCAGCACCTGGGCGACTTCCGACGGACCCAGGCCGTAGTCCTGCGCCAGCCACCCGGCCATGTTCGACGTCGCCATGCGTAGCGCGTCGTCCACCGATCCACCGAATCCCGTTGCCATGATCTGGCCCTCGTTCTCGACGCGCGGCGCGGAGGGGCGGCGGCCCGGGATCACGTCGACCGTGAAGGTGACGTCGGCCGAGGTCTCCAGCCCGCTGCCGTTGAGCTCGCCGTCGCCCTGCGCGGCATGCACGTCGCCCAGGTACAGCAGGGCGCCCGGGGCTTGGATGGTCAGATAGACGGTCGCGGCCTCGCGGATGAGGTTGAAGTCCATATTGCCGCCGTAGAAGCCCGAATCATTGGCCATCGGCGCAGCATCGCCGGGTGGGGCTGCGACGCCGATCGAGCCGATCATCGGGCGCAGGGGCAGGACGTAATTGGCGAGATTCCCCGTTGCTCCCTCGGGTGTGCCGACGTTCTTCTCGAGATCCAGCCGCCACCGGACCGGCTTGTTGATCCCGTCCATCCGGCGTGCCAGGCCGGCGGTTAGCGCGCTGTCGACCAGATGGTCGTTGGTACCGGCCCAGTCGCGGTTCAGCCGCAGGCGCACGATATGAACGGCGAGTGTGTCGCCCGGCATCGCCGTTTCGACGTAGATCGGGCCCGTCAGCGGATCGCCGCCCGCGGCGCGCTTGATGCCCTGCGCATCGACTCCGCCGGCGTCGATCGTGGTTGTGTGCACCGTATCGCCTGGCCAGACTCGTAGCACGGGTGTCGCCTGAGGCGAATAGGAGCGCTGGAAGCTCGTCGGCGTGAACTCGATCGTCTGCGGCGGGCCCGGCCTTCGGTCGGGAATCCGCGCGGCTCTGAACGCGGAGCTGAAAGGGCGGACGCCCTTGTCGCCTTCCGTGATCATGGTCCCCATGATGACGCCGTCCGCGACGGTTGCCGTGACACTTCGGCTACCCGCGCGGAATCGCAGCATCTTGCGTTCGATGGTGCCGGACAAGGGAACGCCGTCAAGGCTGCCGGTGAGAGGGTTGCTCGCCTCGACAAGATCGAGCCGGGCGACGCTGGTCGTTCCGTTGAATTCCATCGTGGCGATCCAGTGGCCCACGAGCAGCGGAGCATCGGTGGGCGGTTGGCCCTGCGCCAGGGCAGCAACGGCCAGCAGGATTAGGCATGCAGCTCCTCGCATCTTTCGCCCCTCCACGCTGCCTTAATGTCCACTCTTCTCTTCTGCTGTTCAACCCGTGCCGCGTCGTCCTGGCCCAGCAAAAACTGGATCTGCTCGAGGGCCCGCCGGAGAGCCGGGCACAGTTTGCGCACGGGCGACGTAAACCGTGGGGTGAGAGTTGGAGGGAGAGAAGGACCGCGTACTCGGCGACGATGCCGAGGACGGCTGTCGTGGAAAGCCTCTCCCCGACAACACTCCCCCACCGACTGCCCGGAAGATCCGGCCCTGGGCGATGCCCGCCGTCTCAAGCCACGCCCGGAGGGCCGCCTCCACCCAGTCCGGGACGGGCACGGTGCGGATCCGGCCGCCCTTGCCGGAGATGTCGACAAAGACCGCCCGGCCGTCCCCCTCCTGGAGGTCGCCAACCGTGAGGCCCACGAGCTCGCCCCGGGGGAGGGCACCGCCGAGGAACCCTGGCCGTCGGGCGCGACGGCCAGGGCTCGTCGGAGACTAGCGGTATTTCACCGAGCAGCCGTAGGGCTGGCTGGAGGTAGTGGTCACCGGCTTGCCGGCCATGGCCTCGTCCAGGGCCGTCTGTACGTAGTTCCGGGCGGTGGCGATGTCGGCCTTGTCGATGGAGGGCCGATCGTCGATGGCGCCGTTGTAGATCAGCTTCCCGCTGGGGTCGATGATGAACATGTGGGGCGTCGTCTTCGCGCCGTAGGCCTGGCCCACCGCTCCCTCGGAATCGAGGAGGAAGGCGGTGGGGGCGGCGCCCTTTTCCTTAACGAGGGCGTTGGCCTTCGTCGCGTCCAGGGCTCCCTGCTTGCCCCCGGCCGAGGAGTTGATCGACAGCCAGACCACGCCCTTGCCGGTGTAGGTCTTCTGCAGCTTCTGCATGTTCCCGCTGCCGTAGTGCTTCCCTACGAAGGGGCAGTCGAAGTTCACCCATTCCAGGACCACGTACTTGCCCTTGAAGGACGACAGGGCCTCCTGCCCTCCGCTTGCATCGGGAAGGCTGAAGGCGGGAGCGGGCTGGCCCACGACGGCCCCCGCGAAGCTCGCGGCGGGATGGGCGAGAAACAGCGTGCAAGAAGCAGCGGCGGTCATCGCGTCTCTCATCTTCTTCATGGCCGGTTCTCCTTACTACTAGATTATTGAGGGGAGGTGATATCGCTCGTCAAGCCACGAGCCGCGCGCGCGTCGCCGAGCGCGTCGTCGAGGGCGGCGAGCACGATCCCCGGGGTGATCACCTCGGGGAGCACGCGGGGGGGCCGGCCGGGGTCGCGGGGGTAGACCACGTAGAGGGGCACTCCCTGCCGGCCGTAGGAGGCCAGGGCGGACGTGATGTCTTGGTCGCTCTTGGTCCAATCCGCTCTCAAGGCCACGACACCCTCGCGTCGGAAGCGGTCTTGGACCTCGCTCGAGGCCAGGGCCACCCGTTCATTGACCTGGCAGGTGAGGCACCAGGCGGCGGTGAAATCGATGAAGACCGGCTTCCCCTGGGCGCGCACCCTGGCCAGGGTCTCCGCCGAGTAGGCCTCCCAGGCCAGCCCGCTTCCTCCCCCGCCCGGCCCCCCTCCCCCTTCCGCGGAGCGTACGCCCAGGACGAGGCCCACGGCGAGGAGGAGGGCCGCCGCCGCCGGAGCCAGATGGCGCGCGCGCGGGCCAAGCCCGGTAGCAGGGGTCCGCCCGTAAAGCCAGGCCGCGAGGCCGAGGGCGAGCAGGGCCAGAAGCACGCGGGTCATACCCTCGACACCCGCCTCCCGGCCGAGAAGCCAAAGCAGAGCCACCACCGTGGCCATCAAGAGAAAGCCGAGGAACTGCTGGAAGCCTTCCATCCACGCACCCGGCCGCGGCACGAGCCGAAGCAGGCGGGGGTTGAGCGAGAGCACGAGGTAGGGCGCGGCCATGCCCAGGGCGAGGGCGGTGAAGACGAGCAGGGACACCGCCCCCGGCTGGGTCAGCCCGTAACCGAGCGCGGAGCCCATGAAGGGGGCCGTGCAGGGCGTGGCCACGATCGTGGCCAGGGCGCCGTTCCCGAAGGAGGACAAAA
The Vicinamibacteria bacterium DNA segment above includes these coding regions:
- a CDS encoding extradiol dioxygenase; this encodes MIVGAHSIIYSRKPDADRAFLRDVLKLPSLDVGEGWLIFGLPPAEVAVHPSDKNDVHEFYLICDDVDEFVANLKKHNVPYEAVQNQGWGLLTRLTLPGGGRLGVYQPRHARPKPMKQEKRPRPRRKSPKKAVKR
- a CDS encoding crosslink repair DNA glycosylase YcaQ family protein; amino-acid sequence: MPITLSLPEARRLAVAAQGFGPRPATPSLGHVRRLATRLHAFQIDSVNVLARAHYVPAFARLGPYPMKALDSLAYLQRELFEYWGHAACLLPVSLFPLLRYRMNRHIERTQAYMRSKRGAYMARVYQEVAERGPLAAAELSNPGKSSGNWWGWGAGKAALEHLYDSGLVAIAGRRGFERLYDLTERVIPRAALDAPAPPREEAMKQLLCLGAKAYGVGTFADIAGYFQIDGWHDRLSPGPFWERPPGPQGRRAQPIVKRLLAELVEEGRLLPARVRGWKDPAYVHPGARVPRTLHARGIVTPFDSLVWDRQRLARLFGMKYTIEMYVPARRRVHGYYVCPFLLGDTLVARCDLKADRARRVLRVQSAFLEPGKDARRVAAGLAGELGQLQAWLELDGIEVGKRGDLAARLLRTLK
- a CDS encoding CPBP family intramembrane glutamic endopeptidase, with the translated sequence MPPLGSSRRWAVILSPIGVIALGFAVQRLAGLVIGAWAWIPTMLVFWGAVATLIWWGRQGNPARLWLRRPRGSGVWSALALGVGLVSVREFVLGWHVLRSPTLLALWLGFGLLNPWLEEGYWRGLLIDATRSWPFGLGVVYSTAFFALSHPLIWGVHSAALRHPAVLVGLGLAGGVWGMAYWRTGSLRWTIAGHACANLFGLSVPVLLNLHVPGGLR
- a CDS encoding acetamidase/formamidase family protein, with the protein product MRGAACLILLAVAALAQGQPPTDAPLLVGHWIATMEFNGTTSVARLDLVEASNPLTGSLDGVPLSGTIERKMLRFRAGSRSVTATVADGVIMGTMITEGDKGVRPFSSAFRAARIPDRRPGPPQTIEFTPTSFQRSYSPQATPVLRVWPGDTVHTTTIDAGGVDAQGIKRAAGGDPLTGPIYVETAMPGDTLAVHIVRLRLNRDWAGTNDHLVDSALTAGLARRMDGINKPVRWRLDLEKNVGTPEGATGNLANYVLPLRPMIGSIGVAAPPGDAAPMANDSGFYGGNMDFNLIREAATVYLTIQAPGALLYLGDVHAAQGDGELNGSGLETSADVTFTVDVIPGRRPSAPRVENEGQIMATGFGGSVDDALRMATSNMAGWLAQDYGLGPSEVAQVLGTAAQYQISEIADRNSGVVLKIDKPLLRGLAPAR
- a CDS encoding thioredoxin family protein codes for the protein MKKMRDAMTAAASCTLFLAHPAASFAGAVVGQPAPAFSLPDASGGQEALSSFKGKYVVLEWVNFDCPFVGKHYGSGNMQKLQKTYTGKGVVWLSINSSAGGKQGALDATKANALVKEKGAAPTAFLLDSEGAVGQAYGAKTTPHMFIIDPSGKLIYNGAIDDRPSIDKADIATARNYVQTALDEAMAGKPVTTTSSQPYGCSVKYR